A single genomic interval of Streptomyces graminofaciens harbors:
- a CDS encoding SGNH/GDSL hydrolase family protein, translating into MRTSLRAGLAGAAACGVLLTAISVGRGGDGDGGSGSTDGSAPPKGPYVALGDSYTAGPKIPGQNGTPGGCERSDRNYPALVAEELKIKGTDFRDVSCSGATIGDLSAAQSTDDGTNPAQFDALSASTRLVTVGIGGNDIGFASVIKRCVTSGVLYEVTGGGKENAADAPCKERYVSGDTDEVRQKIDAVDEKLALALEEVGRRAPEARVYVVGYPAILPSDGGDCGREMALTPGDVDFIRDKQRELNAMLRQRAEAAGARYVDTYTPSEGHDACSAEDSRWIEPLVPRSPAASVHPNERGERGMADAVLHALGAHPRTT; encoded by the coding sequence ATGAGAACCTCTCTACGAGCCGGACTGGCCGGGGCGGCCGCGTGCGGCGTGCTGCTCACCGCGATCAGCGTCGGCCGGGGCGGTGACGGGGACGGCGGCAGCGGGAGCACGGACGGCTCGGCGCCGCCGAAGGGGCCGTACGTGGCCCTCGGCGACTCCTACACCGCAGGCCCGAAGATCCCCGGCCAGAACGGCACTCCCGGCGGCTGCGAACGCTCCGACCGCAACTACCCGGCCCTGGTCGCCGAGGAACTGAAGATCAAGGGCACCGATTTCCGTGACGTCAGCTGCAGCGGCGCCACCATCGGCGACCTGTCCGCGGCCCAGTCCACCGACGACGGCACCAACCCGGCCCAGTTCGACGCGCTCTCCGCCTCGACCCGGCTGGTCACGGTCGGCATCGGCGGCAACGACATCGGCTTCGCCTCCGTTATCAAGCGTTGTGTCACCTCCGGTGTGCTGTACGAGGTCACGGGCGGCGGCAAGGAGAACGCCGCTGACGCCCCGTGCAAGGAGCGTTACGTCTCCGGGGACACCGACGAGGTGCGGCAGAAGATCGACGCGGTGGACGAGAAGCTCGCTCTCGCGCTGGAAGAGGTCGGACGCCGGGCGCCCGAGGCGCGGGTCTACGTGGTCGGCTACCCGGCGATCCTGCCGTCCGACGGCGGCGACTGCGGCCGGGAAATGGCCCTCACCCCCGGTGACGTCGACTTCATCCGCGACAAGCAGCGCGAGCTGAACGCCATGCTGCGGCAGCGGGCCGAGGCCGCCGGGGCGCGGTATGTGGACACGTACACGCCGTCCGAGGGTCACGACGCCTGCTCCGCCGAGGACAGCCGCTGGATCGAGCCGCTCGTACCCCGCTCCCCCGCGGCCTCCGTGCACCCGAACGAGCGCGGGGAGCGCGGTATGGCCGACGCCGTCCTGCACGCCCTCGGGGCGCACCCACGCACCACCTGA
- a CDS encoding ferredoxin — MKVELDEPKCVASGQCVMVSPEVFDQRDEDGIAFLIEEHPADDLLDGVHEAIAVCPAAAIRLVQQ; from the coding sequence ATGAAGGTGGAACTCGACGAGCCGAAGTGCGTCGCCTCCGGACAGTGTGTGATGGTGTCCCCCGAGGTGTTCGACCAGCGTGACGAGGACGGCATCGCTTTCCTCATCGAGGAGCACCCCGCCGACGACCTGCTGGACGGCGTGCACGAAGCCATCGCGGTCTGCCCCGCCGCCGCCATCCGCCTGGTCCAGCAGTGA
- a CDS encoding LysR family transcriptional regulator → MDPKDIDHPAGENDIPIGPGEVKEVDAKEVELRQLRCLVAIVDEGTFTDAAIALGVSQAAVSRTLASLERTLGVRLLRRTSREVTPTPTGLRAVAHARRVLGEVEDLVREATSGHVRLRIGYAWAALGKHTLAFQRRWSAARPGVDLRLVRVNSTTAGLAEGTCDLSVVRRPLDDRRFDSAIVGLERRLCAMAADDPLARRRSVRLADIGARTLLVDRRTGTTTAELWPPDARPATQESHDVDDWLTMIATGGYIGMTAESTAHQYPRPGVVYRPVRDAEPIAVRLAWWRDDPHPATQPAIELLTALYRSG, encoded by the coding sequence ATGGATCCGAAGGACATCGATCACCCGGCCGGCGAGAACGACATTCCGATCGGCCCCGGGGAGGTCAAGGAGGTGGATGCCAAGGAGGTCGAGCTTCGGCAGTTGCGTTGCCTCGTCGCGATCGTCGACGAGGGCACGTTCACCGATGCCGCGATCGCGCTCGGTGTCTCCCAGGCGGCCGTCTCCCGCACGCTGGCCTCCCTCGAACGGACCCTGGGCGTACGGCTGTTGCGGCGGACCTCGCGCGAGGTGACACCGACGCCCACGGGCCTGCGGGCGGTGGCGCACGCCCGGCGCGTACTGGGCGAGGTGGAAGACCTGGTCAGGGAAGCGACGTCCGGCCATGTGCGGCTGCGGATCGGGTACGCCTGGGCGGCGCTCGGCAAGCACACGCTCGCCTTTCAGCGCCGTTGGAGTGCCGCGCGTCCCGGCGTCGATCTGCGGCTCGTGCGCGTCAACTCCACGACGGCCGGGCTGGCGGAGGGCACCTGCGACCTGTCGGTGGTGCGCCGCCCGCTGGACGACCGCCGGTTCGACTCCGCGATCGTCGGACTGGAGCGTCGGCTGTGCGCGATGGCCGCGGACGACCCGCTGGCCCGGCGCCGTTCGGTACGGCTCGCCGACATCGGCGCGCGCACGTTGCTCGTCGACCGCAGGACCGGCACCACGACCGCCGAGCTGTGGCCGCCCGACGCGCGTCCGGCGACCCAGGAGAGCCACGACGTCGACGACTGGCTCACCATGATCGCCACCGGCGGCTACATCGGCATGACCGCGGAGTCCACCGCCCACCAGTACCCGCGACCCGGCGTCGTCTATCGGCCCGTACGCGACGCCGAGCCCATCGCCGTGCGACTCGCCTGGTGGCGGGACGATCCCCATCCCGCCACCCAGCCCGCCATCGAACTGCTGACGGCGCTCTACCGCTCTGGCTGA
- a CDS encoding EamA family transporter, translated as METAPAPRTVTATPASAVPAARDPEPGAARLAGVVTMVGSGVCNQVGAALGALAFPVLGPVGVVAVRQYVAAIVLMAVARPRLRDFSARQWGPVALLALVFGTMNLSLYTAVDRIGLGLAVTLEFLGPLTIALAAARRRVDAICAVIAGAGVVTLMRPQPSADYLGMGLGLLAAACWAAYILLNRTVGRRVPGAQGSAAAAGLSALVFLPVGVVLVVRQPPTVGAVGYAVAAGVLASAVPYLADMFTLRRVPAQAFGLFMSVNPVLAALVGWVVLGQGLGRIEWAAIGAVVAANAMSMLVPRR; from the coding sequence ATGGAAACCGCCCCCGCACCGCGTACGGTCACCGCCACCCCGGCCTCGGCCGTCCCCGCGGCCCGGGATCCGGAGCCCGGCGCCGCACGACTGGCCGGTGTGGTCACCATGGTCGGCAGCGGGGTGTGCAACCAGGTCGGGGCGGCGCTGGGCGCGCTGGCCTTCCCGGTGCTCGGACCCGTCGGCGTGGTCGCTGTACGCCAGTACGTCGCCGCGATCGTCCTCATGGCCGTCGCCCGCCCCCGGCTGCGGGACTTCAGCGCACGGCAGTGGGGGCCGGTGGCGCTGCTCGCCCTGGTGTTCGGCACGATGAACCTGTCCCTGTACACCGCCGTCGACCGCATCGGCCTGGGGCTGGCGGTGACGCTGGAGTTCCTCGGCCCGCTCACCATCGCCCTGGCCGCCGCTCGCCGCCGGGTGGACGCGATCTGCGCGGTGATCGCCGGGGCCGGCGTCGTCACCCTGATGCGTCCACAACCCTCCGCCGACTACCTCGGTATGGGCCTGGGGCTCCTCGCCGCGGCCTGCTGGGCCGCGTACATCCTGCTCAACCGTACGGTCGGCCGCCGCGTCCCCGGCGCGCAGGGTTCCGCGGCCGCCGCCGGGCTCTCCGCGCTGGTGTTCCTGCCGGTGGGTGTCGTTCTCGTGGTCCGGCAGCCGCCGACCGTCGGTGCTGTGGGCTACGCGGTGGCCGCAGGGGTACTGGCCTCGGCGGTGCCGTATCTCGCTGACATGTTCACCCTGCGCCGCGTACCGGCCCAGGCATTCGGGCTCTTCATGAGCGTGAACCCCGTTCTCGCCGCCCTCGTCGGGTGGGTCGTGCTCGGCCAGGGTCTCGGACGGATCGAGTGGGCCGCCATCGGAGCGGTGGTGGCGGCGAACGCGATGAGCATGCTCGTGCCCAGGCGCTGA
- a CDS encoding MarR family winged helix-turn-helix transcriptional regulator, with amino-acid sequence MSPSPPAAVPASPEVIEIERALTQITYLSTRARQHDRLMALAGVPLDRAAVALLRQVADSEPLRPGELAARLGVEASHVTRQVQQLQRSGHVTRVLDPHDRRARRVQLTPDGQRAVERIREAGALGMRMALTDWSPEEIGQLAALFDRMVELFLSLSADENQDLDAGPPAPAV; translated from the coding sequence ATGTCCCCATCGCCGCCGGCGGCCGTTCCCGCCTCCCCGGAAGTGATCGAGATCGAACGGGCCCTGACCCAGATCACGTATCTGAGTACGCGGGCCCGGCAGCACGACCGTCTGATGGCGCTCGCCGGCGTGCCGCTGGACCGGGCGGCCGTGGCGCTGCTGCGGCAGGTCGCCGACTCCGAGCCGCTGCGTCCGGGGGAGTTGGCCGCGCGGCTGGGCGTCGAGGCCTCCCATGTCACCCGCCAGGTGCAGCAGTTGCAGAGGTCCGGGCATGTCACCCGGGTTCTTGACCCACATGACCGCCGGGCTCGGCGCGTCCAGCTCACGCCCGACGGGCAGAGGGCCGTGGAACGCATCCGGGAAGCCGGTGCGCTCGGTATGAGAATGGCCCTCACCGACTGGTCGCCGGAGGAGATCGGCCAACTCGCCGCGCTCTTCGACCGCATGGTCGAGCTGTTCCTGTCCCTCTCCGCCGACGAGAACCAGGATCTCGATGCGGGCCCGCCCGCTCCCGCCGTCTGA
- a CDS encoding response regulator transcription factor, with the protein MYGSATEKPSLARGAGQRVLLAVEDPEVAELLSTTLELAGYRIDTVGTGTEALARLGAHRFDLVVLDLTLPDLERLTRGQRGVIQRPPVLFLAACDALGRLLPELGLGEKDYVTKPFRIAEVLARAQVLLRGTNTGRRESGLGYGDLALDDSACQALRAGQALHLTPAEYRLLRYLLVNAHKVLSKEQIGRYVWGDFHGDNAIEQLVSRLRRKVDREGPALIHTRRGFGYWLGRSAERE; encoded by the coding sequence ATGTACGGCAGTGCCACTGAGAAACCCTCGCTCGCCCGCGGGGCGGGGCAGCGCGTCCTCCTCGCTGTCGAGGACCCGGAAGTCGCCGAACTGCTGTCCACGACTCTGGAGTTGGCGGGGTACCGGATCGACACGGTGGGCACCGGCACCGAGGCCCTGGCGCGGCTCGGCGCACACCGGTTCGACCTCGTGGTGCTCGATCTGACGCTGCCGGACCTGGAGCGCTTGACCCGGGGGCAGCGGGGCGTCATCCAGCGCCCGCCGGTGCTCTTCCTCGCCGCCTGCGACGCGCTGGGCCGTCTCCTGCCCGAGCTGGGACTGGGGGAGAAGGACTATGTCACCAAGCCCTTCCGGATCGCCGAAGTCCTCGCCAGGGCGCAGGTGTTGCTGCGTGGCACCAACACCGGCCGCCGGGAGAGCGGCCTCGGCTACGGCGATCTCGCTCTCGACGACTCCGCCTGTCAGGCTCTGCGCGCGGGGCAGGCCCTGCATCTCACGCCCGCCGAGTACCGGTTGCTGCGCTACCTCCTCGTCAACGCGCACAAGGTGTTGTCGAAGGAGCAGATCGGTCGTTACGTGTGGGGCGACTTCCACGGCGACAACGCCATCGAGCAACTGGTCTCCCGGCTGCGGCGCAAGGTGGACCGGGAGGGCCCGGCACTGATCCACACCCGCCGGGGCTTCGGCTACTGGCTCGGCAGATCGGCCGAGCGGGAGTGA
- a CDS encoding response regulator, whose product MRVVIAEDNALLREGLVLLLTSAGHEVAAVAGSGPEVLPALLEHRPDVAVLDVRMPPGFRDEGLRAALEARRQMPGLPVLVLSQYVEESYAAELLGGGASGVGYLLKDRVGRVDEFLDALDRVAAGGTALDPEVVTELLTRRKDSPLDSLTPREREVLKLMAEGHDNATIARTLVVTERAVSKHIGNVFLKLGLPTSDSGHRRVLAVLAYLNNA is encoded by the coding sequence GTGCGTGTGGTGATCGCCGAGGACAACGCCCTGCTGCGGGAGGGCCTGGTCCTGCTGCTGACCTCCGCCGGGCACGAGGTGGCGGCCGTCGCCGGCAGTGGCCCCGAGGTCCTCCCCGCACTGCTGGAACACCGCCCCGATGTCGCCGTGCTCGACGTCCGTATGCCGCCCGGCTTCCGCGACGAGGGGCTGCGCGCCGCACTGGAGGCCCGCCGGCAGATGCCCGGGCTGCCGGTGCTGGTCCTCTCGCAGTACGTGGAGGAGTCCTACGCCGCCGAACTGCTCGGCGGCGGGGCGAGCGGCGTCGGCTATCTGCTGAAGGACCGGGTGGGCCGCGTGGACGAGTTCCTCGACGCGCTCGACCGGGTGGCGGCGGGAGGCACCGCCCTCGACCCGGAGGTGGTGACCGAGCTGCTCACCCGCCGCAAGGACTCCCCGCTGGACTCGCTGACCCCGCGCGAGCGTGAGGTGCTGAAGCTGATGGCGGAGGGCCACGACAACGCGACCATCGCCAGGACCCTTGTCGTCACCGAACGCGCGGTCAGCAAGCACATCGGCAACGTCTTCCTGAAACTCGGTCTGCCGACCAGCGACAGCGGCCACCGCAGGGTGCTGGCGGTGCTGGCGTACCTGAACAACGCGTAG
- a CDS encoding TetR/AcrR family transcriptional regulator: protein MKLEFPESSAPAPPLDRRVRRTRSALMRATIDLVTERGTTAVPVSEIAEAADVSRQVLYQQFGDRDALLLQAALDLARRELLEGAAYDPDTMTERAGVLAMARHFAEHRGFYRPMLTGSCAFALNKTLTELIIPVNREVVRQKYGNHLAPELVDDLATFLTGGASAVVNTWIVEGEEPLDPEAFTDRLMRMTPVVTAAMGRSTTPHQEERRR, encoded by the coding sequence ATGAAGCTCGAGTTCCCCGAGTCGTCGGCACCCGCGCCACCCCTGGACCGGCGGGTCCGTCGAACGCGGTCCGCGCTGATGAGGGCCACGATCGACCTCGTCACCGAACGGGGCACGACGGCCGTCCCTGTCTCCGAGATCGCCGAGGCCGCGGATGTGAGCCGGCAGGTGCTGTACCAGCAGTTCGGCGACCGTGACGCGCTGCTGCTCCAGGCGGCGCTGGATCTCGCCCGCCGTGAACTGCTGGAAGGCGCCGCATACGACCCGGACACCATGACCGAGCGGGCCGGAGTGCTCGCCATGGCCCGGCACTTCGCGGAACACCGGGGCTTCTACCGCCCCATGCTGACCGGCTCCTGCGCCTTCGCCCTGAACAAAACGCTGACCGAGCTGATCATCCCGGTCAACCGCGAGGTCGTACGGCAGAAGTACGGCAACCACCTCGCCCCGGAACTGGTCGACGACCTCGCCACCTTCCTCACCGGCGGAGCCTCCGCCGTCGTCAACACCTGGATCGTGGAGGGCGAGGAGCCGCTGGACCCCGAGGCGTTCACCGACCGGCTGATGCGGATGACGCCCGTCGTCACCGCCGCCATGGGCCGGTCCACCACCCCCCACCAAGAGGAGCGACGCCGGTGA
- a CDS encoding NAD(P)/FAD-dependent oxidoreductase, whose translation MRRIAVVGASAAGLAAAETLRREGYDGTLTLVGDEPHAPYDRPPLSKQILAAEWDTDRLPLRTPDHLGGLGLDLRLGTAATGLDLGAREVRLAGGSTVPYDGLIVATGVRPRRLPGAGAHVLRTLDDTLALRERLTPGRRLVVVGAGFLGAEAAAVAWRLGAKVTLLEPAPVPLAHAVGEDVGAVLSRTHLDHGVNLRTGVTVTEVTENGVLLADGEVIEADEVLVAIGSRPNTEWLADSGLNVGDGVLCDQFCEAARNVYAAGDVARWHNPLFGTSMRIEHRTNAAEQGMAAARNLLDPQTRKPFSPVPYFWSDQYDMKIQAYGYLRGHDEVAVVEGDLAERKFVAVYRTGEKVTGALAVGMPPKAIRQWRQAIASGAVWRETVTA comes from the coding sequence GTGAGGCGGATCGCTGTCGTGGGTGCCTCGGCCGCCGGACTGGCGGCGGCCGAGACGCTGCGACGCGAGGGGTACGACGGCACCCTCACCCTCGTCGGCGACGAGCCGCACGCCCCGTACGACCGGCCCCCGCTGTCCAAGCAGATCCTCGCGGCCGAGTGGGACACCGACCGGCTGCCGCTGCGCACGCCGGACCACCTAGGCGGGCTCGGCCTCGATCTACGGCTCGGGACCGCCGCAACCGGCCTCGACCTCGGAGCCCGCGAGGTCCGGCTGGCCGGCGGCTCGACGGTGCCGTACGACGGACTGATCGTCGCCACCGGCGTACGTCCCCGGCGGCTGCCCGGCGCGGGCGCGCACGTCCTGCGGACGCTGGACGACACCCTGGCGCTGCGGGAGCGGCTGACGCCGGGGCGGCGGCTGGTCGTGGTCGGAGCCGGGTTCCTCGGCGCGGAGGCCGCGGCCGTGGCCTGGCGCCTCGGGGCCAAGGTCACCCTCCTCGAACCGGCGCCGGTGCCGCTGGCCCACGCGGTCGGCGAGGACGTCGGCGCGGTGCTGTCCCGGACCCACCTCGACCACGGGGTGAACCTGCGCACCGGTGTCACCGTCACCGAGGTGACCGAGAACGGGGTTCTTCTCGCCGACGGGGAGGTGATCGAGGCCGACGAGGTGCTGGTCGCCATCGGTTCGCGGCCGAACACCGAATGGCTGGCGGACAGTGGCCTGAACGTGGGCGACGGCGTGCTGTGCGACCAGTTCTGCGAGGCCGCGCGGAACGTCTATGCGGCCGGTGACGTCGCCCGCTGGCACAACCCCCTGTTCGGCACCTCGATGCGCATCGAACACCGCACCAACGCCGCAGAACAGGGCATGGCCGCGGCCCGCAACCTCCTCGACCCGCAGACGCGAAAGCCGTTCTCGCCGGTGCCGTACTTCTGGTCCGACCAGTACGACATGAAGATCCAGGCGTACGGCTACCTGCGCGGCCACGACGAGGTCGCCGTTGTGGAAGGCGACCTGGCCGAGCGGAAGTTCGTGGCCGTCTACCGCACCGGCGAGAAGGTGACCGGCGCCCTCGCGGTCGGCATGCCGCCCAAGGCGATCCGGCAGTGGCGCCAGGCCATCGCGTCCGGCGCCGTCTGGCGGGAGACCGTGACGGCTTGA
- a CDS encoding zinc-dependent alcohol dehydrogenase, producing MATMKSVHTGGVGRIEVVDVERPVPGPKDVLMRIRAGGICGTDVTFLHMGGMPARAHLGGEMVPVPLGHEPAGEIVEVGAEVSDLKVGDRVVVNPQDAPTGIIGCGGKYGALSEYLLIENAEIGKGVAVFPETVPFAVASLNEPMAVARHCVNRSEAKPDDRVVVFGAGPIGLGAAIWLKLRGVRHVVVVDVIPSRLEKALAVGADAVIDSAEEDVAARLTELHGQAANALGQPRPGTDIYIDAAGVAAVFNTVVGSAKWGAKLVMVAVQKKGTEIDLGGMLRSELTLVASQGYPTEIFEVTPELVEHHERFGKLISHTVPFTEVERAFELTLTPGAAEKVVVTFDQYPS from the coding sequence ATGGCGACCATGAAGTCCGTGCACACCGGCGGCGTCGGCAGGATCGAGGTCGTGGACGTCGAGCGTCCCGTGCCCGGCCCCAAGGATGTCCTCATGCGCATCCGCGCCGGTGGCATCTGCGGCACCGACGTCACCTTCCTCCACATGGGCGGTATGCCCGCCCGTGCGCACCTGGGCGGCGAGATGGTTCCCGTTCCGCTGGGCCACGAGCCGGCCGGCGAGATCGTCGAGGTCGGTGCCGAGGTCAGCGACCTGAAGGTCGGCGACCGGGTGGTGGTCAATCCGCAGGACGCCCCGACCGGCATCATCGGCTGCGGCGGCAAGTACGGTGCCCTCAGCGAGTACCTGCTGATCGAGAACGCCGAGATCGGCAAGGGTGTGGCGGTCTTCCCCGAGACCGTGCCGTTCGCCGTGGCCTCCCTGAACGAGCCCATGGCCGTCGCCCGGCACTGCGTCAACCGTTCCGAGGCGAAGCCGGACGACCGGGTCGTCGTCTTCGGCGCCGGACCCATCGGCCTCGGCGCGGCCATCTGGCTCAAGCTGCGCGGTGTGCGGCACGTGGTGGTCGTCGACGTCATCCCCTCCCGGCTGGAGAAGGCACTGGCCGTGGGCGCGGACGCCGTCATCGACTCCGCCGAGGAGGATGTGGCCGCGCGGCTGACCGAGCTGCACGGGCAGGCGGCCAACGCGCTGGGCCAGCCCCGCCCGGGCACCGACATCTACATCGACGCGGCCGGTGTCGCGGCCGTCTTCAACACCGTGGTGGGGTCGGCGAAGTGGGGCGCCAAGCTGGTGATGGTGGCGGTGCAGAAGAAGGGCACGGAGATCGACCTCGGCGGCATGCTCCGCAGCGAGCTGACCCTGGTCGCCTCCCAGGGCTACCCCACCGAGATCTTCGAGGTCACCCCTGAACTCGTCGAGCACCACGAGCGCTTCGGCAAGCTCATCAGCCACACGGTGCCGTTCACCGAGGTCGAGCGCGCGTTCGAGCTGACGCTGACGCCTGGGGCGGCGGAGAAGGTCGTCGTGACCTTCGACCAGTACCCGTCCTGA
- a CDS encoding sensor histidine kinase, which yields MGKTVRQAARATLQLIIAAAMAFGLYIFITVLLITAVATVAVVGAWMLPETVILIRRIAGAKRRQVAAWTGRDIPEAYEPITGTVRERVRVAVRDPGTHTDARWMLAYYVYGWLPCLMVPLWPLGLLVDGVWAGLLRRPAVVLPLVSRLADLDAHWSETLLKPSPKARLAERVQELTETRADAIAAHGAELRRIERDLHDGAQARLVSLSMRIGLAQRAYDRDPEGARKLLADAQEQAEAALAELRHVVRGIHPPILTDRGLAGAVRALAAGSGIQATVSVDGLEDADGPRPPAAVEAAAYFVVAEALTNAAKHSGSDRAEVALARIRRGVRVLVRDDGRGGAEDLPGTPGPATAMGGSGLLGMRRRVAALDGTLTVTSPVGGPTMIEVELPCVW from the coding sequence ATGGGCAAGACGGTGCGGCAGGCCGCGCGGGCCACCCTCCAGTTGATCATCGCCGCGGCGATGGCGTTCGGGCTGTACATCTTCATCACCGTGCTGCTGATCACCGCCGTCGCCACGGTCGCGGTCGTCGGCGCCTGGATGCTGCCCGAGACGGTCATCCTGATCCGCAGGATCGCCGGGGCCAAACGGCGGCAGGTCGCCGCCTGGACCGGCCGGGACATCCCCGAGGCGTACGAGCCGATCACCGGCACGGTGCGCGAACGCGTCCGCGTCGCCGTCCGCGATCCCGGCACCCACACCGACGCCCGCTGGATGCTCGCCTACTACGTCTACGGCTGGCTCCCGTGCCTGATGGTCCCGCTCTGGCCGCTGGGCCTGCTCGTGGACGGTGTGTGGGCCGGGCTGCTGCGGCGGCCCGCGGTCGTACTCCCGCTGGTCAGCCGCCTGGCCGACCTGGACGCGCACTGGTCGGAGACCCTGCTCAAGCCGTCCCCGAAGGCCCGCCTCGCCGAGCGCGTGCAGGAACTGACGGAGACCCGCGCCGACGCCATCGCCGCGCACGGCGCGGAGCTGCGCCGTATCGAACGGGACCTCCACGACGGCGCCCAGGCCCGTCTGGTCTCCCTCTCCATGCGGATCGGTCTTGCGCAACGGGCTTACGACCGTGACCCGGAAGGTGCGCGCAAGCTCCTGGCCGACGCGCAGGAGCAGGCTGAGGCCGCCCTGGCCGAGCTGCGGCATGTCGTACGCGGTATCCATCCGCCGATCCTGACCGACCGTGGGCTGGCCGGTGCGGTACGGGCGTTGGCGGCCGGCAGCGGCATCCAGGCAACCGTGTCCGTCGACGGGCTGGAGGACGCCGACGGGCCGCGTCCCCCGGCCGCCGTCGAGGCCGCCGCGTACTTCGTCGTCGCCGAGGCACTCACCAACGCCGCCAAGCACAGCGGATCCGACCGCGCCGAGGTCGCCCTCGCCCGCATCCGCCGGGGAGTCCGGGTGCTGGTGCGCGACGACGGGCGCGGCGGCGCCGAGGACCTTCCCGGCACGCCCGGTCCGGCGACCGCGATGGGCGGCTCGGGACTGCTCGGCATGCGCCGCCGGGTCGCCGCACTCGACGGAACCCTGACCGTCACCAGCCCCGTCGGGGGCCCCACCATGATCGAGGTCGAGCTGCCGTGCGTATGGTGA
- a CDS encoding sensor histidine kinase, producing MIGRLRQVYCGMRLGTRLALGLGALALVVFAVVGSALTMYMRDYLSAQLNEQLRIAQIAQSKSIADNGTLQGKKYYGWYYAVYDVSNGAPVLRTPEDAADVPKDIDDFTAVARAQTRADTEVVRTGHLRGQGQYRMRACEVEPGVILVSAAPMDEIEDTVGRLIAVQVVTFVLALTALVVFGRQMLRRGLKPLSDMAHTARGITSHDLTDSARLQVRADGGDGGFEVEELRTAFNTMLEHIDDALAVRTAAEQRLRRFVADASHELRTPLMSVRGYADLFQYAAAHSPEERDKHLARLRAEAARMGVLLDDLLLLARLDAADVETPLRHEEADLVELVQQAADAFRAGRPDHPLTVTTGSRPVRLRLDVLRVRQVLDNLLANAAVHTPAGTKVSVSVAVSSGTAEVRVSDSGPGIPAADQAQVFDRFYRVDKARSRDRGGSGLGLAVVRSLVRAHGGTVELTSEPGETTFTVRLPLGRLIA from the coding sequence GTGATCGGCCGGCTGCGACAGGTCTACTGCGGGATGCGCCTGGGCACCCGGCTCGCGCTGGGCCTGGGCGCCCTCGCGCTGGTCGTGTTCGCCGTCGTCGGCAGCGCGCTGACCATGTACATGCGGGACTATCTGTCGGCGCAGCTCAACGAACAGCTGAGGATCGCCCAGATCGCCCAGTCCAAGAGCATCGCGGACAACGGCACGCTGCAGGGCAAGAAGTACTACGGCTGGTACTACGCCGTGTACGACGTCTCGAACGGCGCCCCCGTGCTTCGCACACCCGAGGACGCCGCCGACGTACCGAAGGACATCGACGACTTCACCGCCGTGGCCCGCGCCCAGACCAGGGCGGACACGGAGGTCGTGCGCACCGGCCACCTCAGGGGCCAGGGCCAGTACCGGATGCGCGCCTGCGAGGTCGAGCCCGGAGTGATCCTGGTCAGCGCCGCGCCCATGGACGAGATCGAGGACACCGTGGGCCGGCTGATCGCCGTCCAGGTGGTCACCTTCGTCCTCGCCCTGACCGCGCTCGTCGTCTTCGGCCGGCAGATGCTGCGCCGTGGACTGAAGCCGCTGAGCGACATGGCGCACACGGCCCGCGGCATCACCTCGCACGACCTGACGGACTCGGCGCGGCTGCAGGTGCGCGCCGACGGCGGCGACGGCGGCTTTGAGGTGGAGGAACTGCGCACCGCCTTCAACACCATGCTGGAGCACATCGACGACGCGCTCGCCGTGCGCACTGCGGCCGAACAGCGCCTGCGCCGCTTCGTCGCCGACGCCTCCCACGAACTGCGCACCCCCCTGATGTCGGTACGCGGTTACGCCGACCTCTTCCAGTACGCCGCCGCCCACAGCCCCGAGGAACGAGACAAGCATCTGGCCCGGCTGCGCGCCGAAGCCGCCCGCATGGGTGTCCTCCTCGACGACCTGCTGCTGCTCGCCCGCCTGGACGCCGCCGACGTGGAGACCCCGCTGCGGCACGAGGAGGCCGACCTGGTCGAGCTGGTGCAGCAGGCGGCGGACGCCTTCCGCGCCGGCCGCCCCGACCATCCGCTGACCGTGACGACCGGCTCCCGCCCGGTACGGCTGCGCCTGGACGTCCTGCGGGTACGGCAGGTCCTCGACAACCTCCTGGCCAACGCCGCCGTGCACACCCCGGCCGGTACGAAGGTGTCCGTGTCGGTCGCCGTCTCCTCCGGCACGGCCGAGGTGCGGGTCTCCGACTCGGGTCCCGGGATCCCGGCCGCCGACCAGGCCCAGGTCTTCGACCGCTTCTACCGTGTCGACAAGGCCCGCAGCCGCGACCGCGGCGGCAGCGGCCTTGGGCTCGCGGTCGTCCGCTCCCTGGTCCGCGCCCACGGCGGCACGGTGGAACTCACCAGCGAGCCGGGCGAGACGACCTTCACGGTGAGACTGCCGTTGGGGCGACTCATCGCGTAG